One genomic region from Candidatus Thorarchaeota archaeon encodes:
- the purQ gene encoding phosphoribosylformylglycinamidine synthase I, protein MPIAVLRFPGTNNERDIMRALSSIPGADPFLVPSREGAGALKEADGVIIPGGFSYGDYIRAGAVAAVGEIIEGVKAMAEAGRPVLGICNGFQILTECGLLPGALLPNTSSRFVCKWVYLRVSDRTTLFTEGLENAVLRLPIAHAEGNYYCSEEDLMMLQTESLVPIRYGDAEGRTIPEVNPNGSLLNIAAVINKEGNVMGMMPHPERASRASLGSTDGLAILENFVRGTKC, encoded by the coding sequence TATCATGCGCGCTCTGAGTTCTATACCCGGTGCTGATCCTTTTCTCGTACCCAGTCGTGAGGGTGCTGGCGCCTTGAAAGAGGCCGATGGAGTGATTATCCCGGGTGGTTTTTCGTATGGTGATTATATCAGGGCTGGTGCTGTGGCAGCCGTGGGGGAGATCATTGAGGGCGTAAAGGCCATGGCCGAGGCTGGACGGCCCGTGTTGGGCATTTGTAATGGTTTTCAGATCCTCACCGAGTGCGGGCTGCTTCCTGGGGCGCTTCTCCCAAATACCTCTTCGCGGTTTGTCTGTAAATGGGTCTATCTACGAGTCAGTGACAGGACCACCTTATTTACTGAGGGTCTTGAGAATGCAGTCCTTCGGCTGCCAATCGCTCATGCGGAAGGTAACTATTATTGTTCTGAGGAGGATCTCATGATGCTGCAGACGGAATCACTTGTTCCGATCCGATACGGTGATGCCGAGGGGCGAACCATACCAGAGGTCAATCCCAATGGATCTCTTCTGAATATTGCAGCAGTGATCAATAAGGAAGGTAACGTCATGGGAATGATGCCTCATCCTGAACGGGCTTCGAGAGCCTCTCTCGGTTCGACCGATGGCTTGGCGATTTTAGAGAATTTTGTGAGGGGAACCAAATGCTGA